The proteins below are encoded in one region of Segatella copri:
- a CDS encoding helix-turn-helix domain-containing protein — protein MINESITFDKLPQAVSYLTEQVIELKQMVSALQPISSANNHILVEIDEAAIIIMKSKPTIYRLVNQGILPSYKKGKKLYFYKDELLAWIENGRKATKEQNHSEMLKAMQGGMKRKPKSMYNF, from the coding sequence ATGATAAATGAAAGTATCACCTTTGATAAGTTACCACAAGCGGTATCTTATTTAACAGAACAAGTTATCGAGTTGAAGCAAATGGTATCAGCACTTCAACCTATATCATCAGCAAATAACCATATATTGGTTGAGATTGATGAGGCTGCTATTATTATTATGAAGTCGAAGCCAACCATTTATCGATTGGTTAACCAAGGCATTCTGCCATCCTATAAAAAAGGTAAGAAGCTATATTTCTATAAGGATGAGCTGCTTGCATGGATTGAGAATGGTCGAAAAGCTACCAAGGAGCAGAACCATTCTGAAATGCTAAAAGCCATGCAAGGAGGAATGAAGCGCAAACCCAAGTCAATGTATAATTTTTAA
- a CDS encoding YfjI family protein: protein MTALNNNKETSINPMIIMDKAIDMSTRLSGSQFPVSIFPAKIQRIIKEVHECHSFPTDYISAAILTALAVGIGNTHLAQMKQGWLESPILYMALIGRPGANKSHPLSFAMKPFLDYDYEQNKLFEEQYSKFEEKMCMSRKERIENGEDGFPQEPVRKRFLVSDVTPEGLSYIHAQNKRGLCLWTDELSAWFKNFNRYNNGSEEQFWLSVFSAKTTISDRRSSKSSIFIKRPYISVIGTIQKKILSELAKGERSSNGFIDRILFVMPNLQQKARWSDRELPDNIERDWQAIIQHLIDMECPINEQQEIEPHVLSFTEEAKARLYEWQHHFSEQCDNETNDTIVSIYCKLEIYIIRFCLIIQLARWTCGECDKEAIDLLSVERAIRLTDYFKNSAISVQNILNENMLTAQQQAIVNHLPATFTTAQAHDVAKENDMKSRTLERFLNDNIGVLFRKEKHGEYSKINS, encoded by the coding sequence ATGACAGCTTTAAATAACAATAAGGAAACTTCCATCAATCCAATGATTATCATGGATAAGGCTATTGATATGAGTACTCGCCTATCAGGAAGCCAGTTTCCCGTAAGCATCTTTCCTGCCAAGATTCAGAGAATCATCAAGGAGGTACACGAATGCCACAGTTTTCCTACCGACTATATATCAGCAGCCATACTCACTGCATTGGCTGTTGGTATCGGCAACACGCACTTGGCACAGATGAAACAAGGTTGGCTTGAAAGTCCTATCTTATACATGGCTCTTATCGGAAGACCAGGAGCCAACAAGAGCCACCCACTTAGCTTCGCTATGAAGCCATTCCTCGATTACGACTATGAGCAAAACAAGTTGTTCGAGGAGCAATACAGTAAGTTTGAGGAAAAAATGTGCATGTCTCGCAAGGAACGCATTGAAAATGGAGAGGATGGATTTCCGCAAGAACCTGTACGCAAACGTTTCTTGGTCTCTGATGTCACACCAGAAGGCTTGAGCTATATTCATGCGCAGAACAAGAGGGGTTTGTGCCTATGGACAGACGAGCTATCTGCATGGTTCAAGAACTTCAACCGCTATAACAATGGTTCAGAGGAACAGTTCTGGCTATCAGTCTTTAGCGCCAAGACAACCATATCAGACAGAAGAAGTTCCAAGAGTTCCATTTTCATTAAACGCCCCTATATCTCAGTAATCGGAACCATCCAAAAGAAAATACTTAGTGAGTTGGCGAAAGGCGAACGCTCCAGCAACGGCTTCATCGATCGCATTTTGTTCGTCATGCCTAACCTTCAGCAGAAAGCGAGATGGAGTGACCGAGAGTTGCCCGATAATATAGAGCGAGATTGGCAAGCCATCATTCAACACCTTATTGATATGGAGTGCCCAATAAATGAGCAACAGGAAATCGAGCCTCATGTCTTATCATTCACTGAAGAAGCTAAGGCAAGGCTCTATGAATGGCAGCATCACTTCTCCGAGCAATGTGACAATGAAACAAATGATACCATTGTCAGCATCTATTGCAAGTTGGAGATATACATCATCCGTTTCTGTCTGATTATTCAATTGGCACGATGGACGTGTGGAGAATGTGATAAGGAAGCCATCGACCTGCTGAGTGTAGAGCGAGCCATCCGATTGACAGATTATTTCAAGAACTCTGCCATATCAGTACAAAATATCCTCAACGAGAATATGCTCACCGCTCAACAACAAGCAATCGTCAACCATCTTCCTGCAACATTCACCACGGCCCAGGCTCATGATGTCGCCAAAGAGAACGACATGAAGTCAAGGACATTGGAAAGATTTCTGAATGATAACATCGGAGTCCTATTTCGCAAAGAGAAGCATGGGGAATATTCAAAGATTAACTCGTGA
- a CDS encoding DUF6371 domain-containing protein: protein MSTHRFILEPYKGIATRHTCPECHKKRSFARYIDTEGKIEFPPYVGRCNHEQSCGYHFTPKDFFEKNPEKNETFTKDDTISYKKREMPKPLPTSYIDENIMRSSQKCYEANNLFLFLSSQFGETATLSLMEKYHVGTSKHWTGATVFWQVDNQGKVRTGKVMLYNPETGKRVKEPYSHVSWVHSLIPHKDFNLCQCFFGEHLINVAKTKPIALVESEKTALIASYYLPQFLWIASGGKNGCFNTKSLSVLKNRDVVLFPDLGATTVWQDKLPMMQALGIRATLFDFLEHQACEEDKAKGLDIADYLLKIKPAEAKLQALIKQNPAIRKLIDVFKLEIVDEPQPRFRTPKSQRGFRL from the coding sequence ATGAGTACACATAGATTCATATTAGAGCCATACAAAGGCATCGCTACCCGACATACATGTCCAGAATGTCATAAGAAACGTAGCTTCGCCCGATATATTGACACTGAAGGGAAGATTGAGTTTCCTCCTTACGTGGGGCGCTGCAACCATGAGCAAAGTTGTGGTTATCACTTCACTCCCAAGGATTTTTTTGAGAAGAATCCTGAGAAGAATGAGACATTCACAAAGGATGATACTATTTCATATAAGAAGAGAGAAATGCCGAAGCCATTACCCACTTCTTATATAGACGAGAACATCATGCGAAGTTCTCAGAAATGTTATGAGGCAAACAACCTTTTCTTGTTTCTATCTTCTCAATTCGGTGAAACAGCTACTCTTTCTTTGATGGAGAAATATCATGTCGGAACTTCCAAACACTGGACTGGTGCCACGGTATTTTGGCAAGTTGACAATCAAGGCAAGGTGAGAACAGGTAAGGTAATGCTCTATAATCCTGAGACAGGTAAGCGAGTAAAAGAACCATACAGCCATGTTTCATGGGTACACTCGCTTATCCCCCACAAGGATTTCAATCTCTGTCAATGCTTCTTTGGTGAGCATCTTATCAATGTAGCCAAGACCAAGCCTATAGCATTGGTTGAAAGTGAGAAGACAGCCTTGATAGCCTCCTACTATCTTCCTCAATTCTTATGGATAGCAAGTGGTGGTAAGAATGGTTGCTTTAACACGAAGTCGTTATCTGTTCTGAAAAACAGAGATGTGGTCTTATTCCCTGATTTGGGAGCGACAACAGTTTGGCAAGATAAGCTGCCAATGATGCAAGCTCTCGGCATCCGTGCAACGCTTTTCGACTTTTTAGAGCATCAAGCCTGTGAAGAAGATAAAGCTAAAGGCTTGGACATTGCTGATTATTTGCTCAAAATCAAGCCTGCAGAAGCAAAACTTCAAGCCCTCATCAAACAGAATCCTGCCATTCGGAAGTTGATAGATGTCTTCAAACTCGAAATTGTTGACGAGCCTCAACCACGTTTCCGCACTCCTAAAAGTCAACGTGGTTTCAGACTCTGA
- a CDS encoding site-specific integrase encodes MKVEKFKVLLYLKKSGLDKNGKAPIMGRITLNRTMAQFGCKLSCTPKLWNPRESRLDGKSKEAVEVNAKIDKLLLAINSAYESLVERKTDFDAKAIKDLFQCSADTQMTLLKQLDAIIADIESRIGIDYKKGTLPNYQYTRLTLVLFVKKRYGTDDVAFGELDEQFIREYMDFCLDERGLALDTVRHYLAILKKTCRIAFKAGHSERYHFMHFKLPQKKENPPKALTREDFLKIRDLEIPERRKSLALTRDLFLFACYTGTAYADTVSITEENLFRDEEGSLWLKYHRKKNKMLARVKLLPEALAMLEKYKDPTRPTLLPPQEFRVLRGNMKSLRVLSGISMDLVYHVGRHSFASLVTLEEGVPIETISRMLGHNNIQTTQIYARVTPKKLFEDMDKFIEANKDFKFVL; translated from the coding sequence ATGAAAGTTGAAAAATTCAAGGTGCTGCTCTACCTCAAAAAGAGCGGATTGGACAAGAACGGTAAGGCTCCCATCATGGGACGCATCACCCTCAACCGAACAATGGCGCAGTTCGGTTGCAAGTTGTCATGTACGCCAAAGTTATGGAATCCACGTGAGAGCAGACTTGACGGCAAGAGCAAGGAGGCTGTGGAAGTGAACGCCAAGATTGACAAGCTGTTGCTGGCAATAAACTCAGCCTACGAGTCACTTGTGGAGCGCAAGACGGATTTTGACGCAAAGGCGATAAAGGATCTGTTTCAATGCAGTGCAGACACTCAGATGACCTTGTTGAAGCAGCTTGACGCCATCATTGCGGACATTGAGTCAAGAATCGGCATCGACTACAAGAAAGGCACGCTGCCAAACTACCAGTACACTCGCCTGACATTGGTATTGTTCGTCAAGAAGCGTTATGGAACTGACGATGTGGCATTCGGTGAGCTTGACGAGCAGTTTATCCGTGAGTACATGGACTTTTGCTTGGACGAGAGAGGTCTTGCACTTGATACAGTCCGCCACTATCTCGCCATCTTGAAGAAGACCTGCCGAATAGCTTTCAAGGCAGGACACTCCGAGCGTTATCATTTCATGCACTTCAAGCTACCTCAAAAGAAAGAGAATCCACCAAAGGCATTGACACGTGAGGACTTCCTGAAAATTCGTGACCTCGAAATACCAGAGCGAAGAAAATCGTTGGCTTTGACCCGTGACCTTTTTCTTTTCGCCTGCTATACAGGCACGGCTTATGCCGATACTGTTTCTATCACGGAAGAAAACCTCTTTCGTGATGAGGAGGGCAGCCTTTGGCTGAAATACCACAGAAAGAAGAACAAGATGCTTGCACGTGTGAAGTTACTGCCAGAGGCGCTTGCCATGTTGGAGAAATACAAAGACCCGACAAGACCTACTCTTTTACCGCCACAGGAATTTCGAGTGCTGAGAGGTAACATGAAAAGTCTCCGAGTACTATCTGGCATAAGTATGGATTTGGTCTATCATGTTGGACGGCACAGTTTCGCATCGCTCGTTACGCTCGAAGAAGGTGTTCCGATAGAGACTATCAGCAGAATGCTTGGTCACAACAACATTCAGACCACGCAAATCTATGCACGTGTCACCCCGAAAAAGCTATTTGAGGATATGGACAAGTTCATCGAAGCTAACAAGGACTTCAAGTTTGTCCTGTAA